Proteins encoded in a region of the Streptomyces sp. NBC_00513 genome:
- a CDS encoding amidase — protein sequence MSASSLDSVGSAPRVSAGLSDTVSALAEGSVTARVLTERTLERIAAAQPALNAFRVVRIEAALAEADDADRRLAAGERLPLLGVPIAVKDDMDVAGEPTAFGSAGTFPPKHADCEAVRRLRAAGAIIVGKTQTPELGQWPFTEGHAFGDTRNPWNTAYTPGGSSGGSAAAVAAGLVPAALGSDGAGSVRIPAAWTHLVGVKPQRGRISTWPEPESFNGLTVNGVLARTVGDAALLLDAASGQHAGDLHSPARISAVDAARRTPRRLRIALSFAMAFTATAKSLDPVVRSAVERLAARLESLGHEVVEEDPRYGPIGLTFAPRATGGVRDLAARVPDSSLLDPRTHEAVRTGRILGGVPLRVSRRAEAVLQRRVGEIFHRFDVVLTPTTATPPLRIGALAGLGALATDRAMIAACPYAWTWNVLGWPGVNIPAGFTPDGLPLGAQLLGPAHAEPLLLSLAAQVEAAEDWASKWPEPVTSPE from the coding sequence ATGTCGGCGTCATCGCTGGATTCGGTTGGCTCGGCCCCGCGGGTCTCCGCGGGGTTGTCGGACACGGTGAGCGCGCTCGCCGAAGGCAGCGTCACCGCACGCGTGTTGACGGAGCGGACCCTGGAGCGGATCGCGGCCGCCCAGCCCGCCCTCAACGCGTTCCGTGTCGTACGGATCGAGGCCGCGCTCGCGGAGGCGGACGACGCGGACCGACGGCTGGCGGCCGGCGAGCGACTCCCGCTGCTCGGGGTGCCGATCGCCGTCAAGGACGACATGGACGTCGCCGGGGAACCGACCGCCTTCGGCAGCGCGGGAACCTTCCCGCCCAAGCACGCCGACTGCGAGGCCGTACGCAGACTGCGCGCGGCCGGCGCGATCATCGTCGGCAAGACCCAGACTCCGGAGTTGGGCCAGTGGCCGTTCACCGAGGGGCACGCGTTCGGTGACACCCGCAACCCGTGGAACACCGCCTACACGCCCGGTGGTTCCTCGGGCGGCTCGGCGGCCGCGGTCGCCGCGGGACTCGTCCCGGCGGCGCTCGGCTCCGACGGGGCGGGCTCGGTCCGCATCCCCGCGGCGTGGACCCACCTGGTCGGCGTGAAGCCGCAACGGGGGCGCATCTCCACCTGGCCGGAACCCGAGTCCTTCAACGGGCTGACGGTCAACGGCGTGTTGGCCCGCACCGTGGGCGACGCGGCGCTGTTGCTCGACGCGGCGAGCGGGCAGCACGCCGGAGACCTGCACAGCCCGGCGCGCATCTCGGCCGTCGACGCGGCCCGGCGCACACCGCGCCGCCTTCGGATCGCCCTGTCGTTCGCCATGGCGTTCACCGCCACGGCGAAGTCCCTGGACCCCGTGGTGCGTTCGGCGGTGGAACGGCTTGCCGCACGGTTGGAGTCACTGGGGCACGAAGTCGTCGAGGAGGATCCCCGCTACGGCCCGATCGGCCTGACCTTCGCACCCCGCGCGACCGGCGGCGTACGGGATCTGGCGGCCCGCGTACCGGACTCCTCGCTGCTGGACCCGCGCACCCACGAGGCCGTTCGTACGGGGCGGATCCTGGGCGGTGTGCCCCTGCGCGTCTCCCGCCGGGCGGAAGCCGTGCTGCAACGCCGGGTCGGGGAGATCTTCCACCGCTTCGACGTCGTGCTGACCCCGACCACGGCCACCCCGCCGTTGCGGATCGGCGCCCTCGCGGGTCTGGGGGCGCTGGCGACGGACCGGGCGATGATCGCGGCGTGCCCGTACGCCTGGACGTGGAACGTCCTCGGTTGGCCGGGTGTCAACATCCCGGCCGGGTTCACCCCGGACGGTCTGCCCCTGGGCGCCCAACTGCTGGGTCCCGCCCACGCGGAGCCCCTGCTGCTCTCCCTGGCGGCCCAGGTCGAGGCGGCCGAGGACTGGGCCTCGAAGTGGCCGGAACCAGTAACCTCACCGGAATGA
- a CDS encoding MFS transporter, translating to MALSSPGTGTAGATPDASERPAKSGPGRGLLPLLLVGNTAMYSLYIGVAGILLALQVEHIDPVHKVANFGLIAGVSAVFATIFNPVAGALSDRSGRRDPWILGGGLAALPAMFLLGFADTILLITIAWCLGQAVMNVYQAAITSVVPDRIPVTARGKASAAVGLGLPFGSTLGALLGATFSEDYRTGYLVFGAIVAGAAVLFTACAREERLPARAPLPVRAQLAAFASALGDHDFRWAFIGRALLVLGYFAVSGCQLYILQDHTVLPDGMKPEAAVAVMMPLTSVAMVVSTVLGGWLSDRFDRRKLFVGASALLSALALVIPAVSTSWTAMLVFSAVNGLAFGSYMAVDTALVTMVLPKAEDAARDMGVLNIANAGPQIIAPFIASVIVSLSGGYTALFVVAAVLAVAGALAVKPIRGVR from the coding sequence GTGGCCCTTTCCTCCCCCGGCACCGGCACCGCCGGCGCCACCCCCGACGCGTCCGAGAGACCCGCGAAGTCCGGCCCCGGTCGCGGCTTGCTCCCGCTCCTGCTCGTCGGCAACACCGCCATGTACTCCCTGTACATCGGCGTGGCTGGCATCCTGCTCGCCCTCCAGGTGGAGCACATCGACCCCGTGCACAAGGTCGCCAACTTCGGCCTGATCGCGGGGGTCTCGGCCGTCTTCGCGACGATCTTCAATCCGGTCGCGGGCGCCCTGTCCGACCGCAGCGGACGGCGCGATCCGTGGATCCTGGGCGGTGGACTCGCCGCGCTCCCGGCCATGTTCCTGCTGGGGTTCGCCGACACGATCCTGCTGATCACGATCGCCTGGTGCCTCGGCCAGGCCGTCATGAACGTCTACCAGGCGGCCATCACCTCCGTGGTCCCCGACCGGATCCCCGTGACCGCCCGCGGCAAGGCCTCCGCCGCCGTCGGCCTCGGACTGCCCTTCGGATCCACCCTCGGCGCCCTGCTCGGCGCCACCTTCTCCGAGGACTACCGCACCGGATACCTCGTGTTCGGCGCGATCGTCGCGGGGGCCGCGGTGCTGTTCACGGCCTGCGCCCGGGAGGAACGACTGCCGGCCCGCGCCCCGCTGCCGGTCCGGGCCCAGCTCGCCGCCTTCGCGAGCGCGCTCGGCGACCACGACTTCCGATGGGCGTTCATCGGACGGGCACTGCTCGTGCTGGGCTACTTCGCCGTGAGCGGCTGCCAGTTGTACATCCTCCAGGACCACACCGTGCTGCCCGACGGGATGAAACCGGAGGCGGCGGTGGCCGTGATGATGCCGTTGACCAGTGTGGCCATGGTCGTCTCGACGGTGCTCGGCGGTTGGCTGTCCGACCGGTTCGACCGCCGCAAGCTGTTCGTCGGCGCGTCCGCGCTGCTGTCCGCGCTCGCCCTGGTGATTCCGGCCGTCTCCACCAGTTGGACGGCGATGCTGGTCTTCTCCGCGGTCAACGGGCTCGCCTTCGGCTCTTACATGGCCGTGGACACGGCGCTCGTGACGATGGTGCTTCCCAAGGCCGAGGACGCGGCCCGGGACATGGGCGTGCTCAACATCGCCAACGCGGGGCCGCAGATCATCGCGCCCTTCATCGCCTCGGTGATCGTCTCGCTCAGCGGGGGCTACACCGCGCTGTTCGTCGTCGCCGCAGTCCTGGCCGTGGCGGGCGCTCTCGCGGTGAAACCCATCCGCGGCGTCCGTTGA
- the egtD gene encoding L-histidine N(alpha)-methyltransferase, whose protein sequence is MSDFQLTRTLDENAAEKALRADVRGGLTGSPKQLPPKWFYDARGSELFEDITRLPEYYPTRAEREILLERAREIATESGARTLVELGSGSSEKTRHLIEAMPALETYIPVDVSESALRGAADTLLAEHPGLKVHALVADFTRPLRLPDSPGPRLVVFLGGTIGNLLPPERAAFLASVRAMLSPGDALLMGTDLVKDEAVLVAAYDDAQGVTAEFNKNVLAVIDRELGADFHTAEFTHVAVWNKEHEWIEMRLRSRSEAVVKIRALDMVVPFRAGEEILTEISAKFRQEGVREELASAGLELTQWWTDAAGRFALSLSVAQGPAA, encoded by the coding sequence GTGAGTGATTTCCAGTTGACCCGGACCCTCGACGAGAACGCCGCGGAGAAGGCGCTGCGCGCCGACGTGCGCGGCGGGCTGACCGGCTCCCCCAAGCAGTTGCCGCCCAAGTGGTTCTACGACGCCCGGGGCAGTGAACTCTTCGAGGACATCACCCGGTTGCCCGAGTACTATCCGACGCGCGCCGAGCGGGAGATCCTGCTGGAGCGGGCCCGGGAGATCGCGACGGAGAGCGGCGCCCGCACGCTGGTGGAGTTGGGTTCCGGTTCCTCCGAGAAGACCCGGCACCTGATCGAGGCGATGCCCGCGTTGGAGACGTACATTCCGGTGGACGTCAGCGAGAGCGCCCTGCGGGGTGCGGCGGACACCCTGTTGGCGGAGCATCCCGGCTTGAAGGTCCACGCGTTGGTGGCGGACTTCACGCGGCCACTGCGGCTGCCCGACTCCCCCGGGCCGCGCCTGGTGGTGTTCCTCGGCGGCACGATCGGGAACCTGTTGCCGCCGGAGCGGGCCGCGTTCCTGGCGTCCGTACGGGCGATGCTGTCGCCCGGTGACGCGCTGCTGATGGGTACCGACCTGGTCAAGGACGAGGCCGTCCTGGTCGCGGCGTACGACGACGCGCAGGGGGTGACGGCGGAGTTCAACAAGAACGTACTGGCCGTGATCGACCGCGAGTTGGGCGCGGACTTCCACACCGCCGAGTTCACGCACGTGGCGGTGTGGAACAAGGAACACGAGTGGATCGAGATGCGGTTGCGGTCACGATCGGAGGCGGTGGTGAAGATCCGGGCCCTGGACATGGTGGTGCCCTTCAGGGCGGGCGAGGAGATCCTGACGGAGATCTCCGCGAAGTTCCGTCAGGAGGGTGTGCGCGAGGAACTGGCGTCTGCCGGGCTTGAGTTGACCCAGTGGTGGACGGACGCGGCGGGCCGCTTCGCGTTGTCCCTGTCGGTGGCGCAGGGCCCGGCGGCCTGA
- the egtA gene encoding ergothioneine biosynthesis glutamate--cysteine ligase EgtA, which translates to MRQDSPAPPVHHPPPEPLTEASAEALLHGICFKTGPPRVLGAELEWLVLDAERPDLALSADRLAAAHDAAGALPLHSGFTVEPGGQLELSSAPADSLTECVDDLQADLTAVRGVLHRQGLVLRGLGQDARRPLRRMLDSPRYQAMETYFDRTGPAGRAMMRSSASVQVCVDAGHEEPGPLGYGRRWRLAHLLGAVLVAAFANSPGVEGPYAGWRCARQGIWNDIDARRALAPPLEEEPRDAWTRHALDTEVMCVRSVGDGAPWVIPRGLTFRDWLTSGTGPRPPTAEDLEYHLTTLFPPIRPRGHLELRMIDAQPGEHGWIVPVAVVHALFDDPEAAETAYRVSKALSDAYGSDSAPRNPLWRTAARAGLADPELRSAAVACFLAAGEALPRLGASTHVRDEVGAFTERYVLRGRCPADDEEEQRQPAGKDARP; encoded by the coding sequence ATGCGCCAGGACTCACCTGCTCCGCCTGTGCACCACCCCCCGCCCGAGCCCCTCACCGAGGCCTCGGCCGAGGCGCTCCTCCACGGCATCTGTTTCAAGACGGGTCCACCTCGTGTGCTCGGCGCCGAACTCGAATGGCTGGTGTTGGACGCCGAGCGGCCCGATCTCGCACTCTCCGCCGATCGGCTCGCCGCCGCGCACGACGCGGCCGGCGCGCTGCCCCTGCACTCCGGGTTCACCGTCGAACCCGGCGGCCAGTTGGAGCTCAGTTCGGCTCCGGCCGATTCCCTGACGGAGTGCGTGGACGACCTTCAGGCCGACCTCACGGCCGTACGGGGCGTCCTGCACCGGCAGGGCCTGGTACTGCGGGGCCTCGGGCAGGACGCCCGGCGTCCCCTGCGCCGGATGCTGGACAGCCCGCGCTACCAGGCGATGGAGACGTACTTCGACCGCACGGGTCCCGCCGGGCGGGCCATGATGCGCTCCTCCGCGTCCGTACAGGTCTGCGTGGACGCCGGCCACGAGGAGCCCGGCCCGCTCGGGTACGGACGGCGTTGGCGGCTCGCGCACCTGCTGGGCGCGGTCCTGGTGGCGGCGTTCGCCAACTCCCCCGGCGTGGAAGGCCCGTACGCCGGCTGGCGGTGCGCCCGCCAGGGCATCTGGAACGACATCGACGCGCGGCGCGCCCTGGCCCCGCCGCTGGAGGAGGAGCCCCGCGACGCGTGGACCCGGCACGCCCTGGACACCGAGGTGATGTGCGTCCGGTCCGTCGGGGACGGGGCGCCCTGGGTGATCCCGCGCGGCCTGACCTTCCGGGACTGGCTGACGTCCGGCACGGGCCCGCGGCCCCCCACCGCCGAGGACCTGGAGTACCACCTGACCACGCTGTTCCCGCCGATCCGACCGCGCGGCCACCTGGAACTGCGGATGATCGACGCGCAGCCCGGCGAGCACGGCTGGATCGTGCCGGTGGCCGTGGTGCACGCGCTGTTCGACGACCCGGAGGCCGCGGAGACCGCGTACCGGGTGTCGAAGGCGCTGTCGGACGCGTACGGGTCCGACAGCGCGCCCCGCAACCCCCTGTGGCGGACCGCCGCCCGCGCGGGGCTCGCCGACCCGGAGCTGCGGTCGGCCGCCGTCGCCTGTTTCCTGGCGGCGGGCGAGGCACTCCCCCGGCTGGGGGCGAGCACGCACGTCCGGGACGAGGTCGGAGCCTTCACCGAGCGTTACGTACTGCGCGGGCGCTGCCCCGCGGACGACGAAGAGGAACAGCGGCAGCCCGCCGGGAAGGACGCACGCCCGTGA
- a CDS encoding type II toxin-antitoxin system PemK/MazF family toxin, whose amino-acid sequence MTALSHQSNDHGNGHVEQPGRDGVTATSEADPRAIGPVRTEYAPDKDGDPDPGEIVWTWVPYEENDGRGKDRPVLVVAREAGGSTLLAVQLSSKRHDHDREWVPIGTGPWDGAGRESWVAVDRVLRVHESGMRREACALDRGRFQLVVQRLRERYGWR is encoded by the coding sequence ATGACGGCACTTTCCCACCAGAGCAACGACCACGGCAACGGTCACGTCGAGCAGCCCGGGCGTGACGGCGTCACCGCGACCAGCGAGGCGGATCCGCGCGCCATCGGCCCGGTGCGCACCGAGTACGCGCCGGACAAGGACGGCGATCCGGATCCCGGCGAGATCGTGTGGACCTGGGTCCCGTACGAGGAGAACGACGGGCGGGGCAAGGACCGGCCGGTGTTGGTGGTCGCCCGGGAGGCGGGCGGGAGCACGCTGCTGGCCGTGCAGTTGTCCAGCAAGCGGCACGATCACGACCGGGAGTGGGTGCCGATCGGGACCGGGCCGTGGGACGGCGCGGGGCGGGAGTCCTGGGTGGCGGTGGATCGGGTGCTGAGGGTGCACGAGTCGGGCATGCGGCGCGAGGCGTGCGCGTTGGACCGGGGCCGCTTCCAGCTGGTGGTGCAGCGGCTGCGCGAGCGGTACGGCTGGCGGTAG
- a CDS encoding 1-acyl-sn-glycerol-3-phosphate acyltransferase, translating into MNAWLPTAPCTPEACAGHEGPAASVPHAVLRLAGAVALVLLAVLTAAPVRLLPDRPRHALVRSWSAALVASLGIRITVHGNPGAGGGRLIVANHISWLDIPLVAAVLPCRMLAKSEIGAWPVLGRLAARAGTLFIERDRIRTLPDTVATLTRALLAGDRVTVFPEGSTWCGRAQGPFRRAAFQSALDAGVPVQPIRLAYRLSGGAEPAGSLAGAPAFVGDDPLTASLWRIARARGVRAEVWLLPRIPPGRHEDRRDLAAAAQEAVHARAARPVPAARPVHTAEPVRGARPVRTAPLLPGIPTQAAGPCATDRDNAKRPAASVHHWVNSSPADASSSRTPS; encoded by the coding sequence ATGAACGCCTGGCTGCCCACCGCGCCCTGCACCCCCGAGGCCTGCGCCGGCCACGAGGGACCCGCGGCGAGCGTCCCGCACGCGGTGCTCCGCCTCGCCGGCGCCGTGGCCCTCGTCCTCCTCGCCGTCCTGACCGCCGCGCCCGTACGGCTGCTCCCGGACCGCCCCCGACACGCCCTCGTACGGAGCTGGTCCGCGGCGCTGGTCGCCTCCCTCGGCATACGGATCACCGTGCACGGAAACCCCGGGGCGGGCGGCGGCCGGCTGATCGTCGCCAACCACATCTCCTGGCTCGACATCCCGCTCGTCGCCGCCGTGCTGCCCTGCCGGATGCTGGCCAAGAGCGAGATCGGCGCCTGGCCCGTGCTCGGCCGGCTCGCCGCCCGGGCCGGAACCCTGTTCATCGAACGCGACCGGATCAGGACCCTCCCCGACACCGTCGCGACCCTCACCCGCGCACTCCTCGCCGGGGACCGGGTCACCGTCTTCCCCGAGGGCTCCACCTGGTGCGGGCGCGCCCAGGGGCCGTTCCGGCGGGCCGCGTTCCAGTCGGCGCTGGACGCGGGCGTGCCCGTACAGCCGATCCGGCTCGCGTACCGGCTGTCGGGAGGCGCAGAACCCGCCGGGAGCCTCGCCGGGGCGCCCGCCTTCGTCGGGGACGACCCGCTGACGGCCTCCCTGTGGCGCATCGCCCGCGCCAGGGGGGTGCGGGCCGAGGTGTGGTTGCTGCCGCGGATCCCGCCGGGCCGGCACGAGGACCGGCGGGACCTCGCGGCGGCGGCGCAGGAGGCCGTCCACGCGCGGGCCGCGCGACCCGTACCGGCCGCGCGGCCCGTTCACACCGCGGAGCCCGTACGGGGGGCGCGGCCCGTCCGGACCGCACCCCTCCTGCCGGGCATCCCCACTCAGGCCGCCGGGCCCTGCGCCACCGACAGGGACAACGCGAAGCGGCCCGCCGCGTCCGTCCACCACTGGGTCAACTCAAGCCCGGCAGACGCCAGTTCCTCGCGCACACCCTCCTGA
- the egtC gene encoding ergothioneine biosynthesis protein EgtC, with protein MCRHLAYLGPVVSLGRLLSEPEYSLVRQSWAPRRQRNGTVNADGFGIGWYAEGDPVPARYRRSGPIWGDLTFADLTRVVRSGGVLAAVRDATLPGADGEAAAAPFSDGRWLFSHNGSVRDWPESAAPVAAGLPVEELLQLAARTDSALIWALVLHRLRAGDDLGAALAGPVRDLASAAPASRLNLLLTDGSTIAATAWGDSLWYLADPHAGRVVVASEPHDDDSRWCEVPDRTLLTATRTRVDLTPLKESRP; from the coding sequence ATGTGTCGCCATCTCGCCTATCTCGGGCCGGTGGTGAGCCTCGGGAGACTGCTGAGCGAACCGGAGTACTCCCTCGTGCGGCAGTCGTGGGCGCCGCGCCGGCAGCGCAACGGCACGGTGAACGCCGACGGCTTCGGCATCGGCTGGTACGCGGAGGGCGACCCGGTGCCGGCCCGCTACCGGCGGTCCGGCCCGATCTGGGGCGACCTCACGTTCGCCGACCTCACCCGCGTGGTGCGCAGCGGCGGCGTGCTGGCCGCCGTACGGGACGCGACGCTGCCCGGGGCCGACGGGGAGGCCGCCGCCGCGCCGTTCTCCGACGGGCGGTGGCTCTTCAGCCACAACGGCTCGGTGCGGGACTGGCCGGAGTCGGCGGCCCCGGTCGCCGCCGGGCTGCCGGTGGAGGAGCTGCTGCAACTCGCCGCGCGCACGGACTCGGCGCTGATCTGGGCGCTGGTCCTGCACCGTCTGCGCGCCGGGGACGACCTCGGCGCCGCCCTCGCCGGTCCCGTCCGGGACCTGGCCTCGGCCGCCCCCGCCTCACGGCTCAACCTGTTGTTGACCGACGGCTCCACGATCGCCGCGACCGCCTGGGGCGATTCCCTCTGGTATCTGGCGGATCCGCACGCCGGGCGCGTGGTCGTGGCCTCCGAGCCGCACGACGACGACTCCCGCTGGTGTGAAGTACCCGACCGGACCCTGTTGACCGCAACCCGTACGAGGGTCGATCTGACCCCGCTCAAGGAGAGCCGACCGTGA
- the egtB gene encoding ergothioneine biosynthesis protein EgtB, whose product MTTDIHPEILRERAVAALTAARARTAGLTETVSDRDLTAQHSPLMSPLVWDLAHIGNMEELWLLRNVAGRESMRPEIDPLYDAFEHPRSERPKLPLLGPDEARRYAAEVRGRVFDLLERTPLEGTDLLSGGYVFGMIAQHEQQHDETMLITHQLRRGAAVLTAPDPDPPQGPPLSVSEVLVPGGPFTMGTSAEPWSLDNERPAHTRDTAPYWIDTAPVTNADYQAFMADGGYRESRWWAAEGWEQIRAHGIEAPLFWHREGDTWSRRRFGVTEAVPGDEPVLHVSWYEADAYARWAGRRLPTETEWEKAARYDPGTGRSTRYPWGDADPTPAHANLGQRHLRPAPAGSYPAGASPLGVRQLIGDVWEWTASDFLPYPGFRAFPYREYSEVFFGPEHKVLRGGSFAVDQVACRGTFRNWDLPVRRQIFSGFRTARDDA is encoded by the coding sequence GTGACCACCGACATACACCCCGAGATACTCCGCGAGCGGGCCGTGGCGGCCCTGACCGCCGCCCGGGCCCGTACCGCCGGGCTGACCGAGACCGTGAGCGACCGGGACCTGACCGCACAGCACTCCCCCCTGATGTCCCCGCTCGTCTGGGACCTGGCGCACATCGGGAACATGGAGGAGCTCTGGCTGCTGCGCAACGTCGCCGGCCGCGAGTCGATGCGTCCCGAGATCGACCCGCTCTACGACGCGTTCGAGCATCCTCGGTCCGAGCGGCCGAAGTTGCCGCTGCTGGGGCCCGATGAGGCCCGCCGGTACGCGGCGGAGGTGCGCGGACGGGTCTTCGACCTGCTGGAGCGCACCCCGCTGGAGGGTACGGACCTGCTGTCCGGCGGCTATGTCTTCGGGATGATCGCCCAGCACGAACAGCAGCACGACGAGACGATGTTGATCACGCATCAGCTGAGACGGGGAGCCGCGGTGTTGACCGCCCCGGACCCGGATCCGCCGCAGGGCCCGCCGCTGTCCGTGAGCGAAGTGCTGGTGCCCGGCGGGCCGTTCACGATGGGAACCTCCGCCGAGCCCTGGTCGCTGGACAACGAACGGCCCGCGCACACCCGGGACACCGCGCCGTACTGGATCGACACGGCGCCGGTGACCAATGCCGACTACCAGGCGTTCATGGCGGACGGCGGCTACCGCGAGTCCCGCTGGTGGGCCGCCGAGGGCTGGGAACAGATCCGCGCGCACGGGATCGAGGCCCCGCTGTTCTGGCACCGGGAGGGCGACACGTGGTCGCGCCGCCGCTTCGGCGTCACCGAGGCGGTGCCGGGCGACGAGCCGGTGCTGCACGTCAGTTGGTACGAGGCGGACGCGTACGCCCGCTGGGCCGGGCGCCGGCTGCCCACCGAGACCGAGTGGGAGAAGGCCGCCCGGTACGACCCGGGTACGGGCCGCTCCACCCGGTACCCGTGGGGCGACGCCGACCCGACCCCGGCGCACGCGAACCTGGGGCAGCGGCACCTGCGCCCGGCCCCCGCGGGCAGTTATCCGGCCGGGGCATCCCCCCTCGGGGTGCGCCAGCTGATCGGCGACGTGTGGGAGTGGACGGCGTCGGACTTCCTCCCCTACCCGGGGTTCCGCGCGTTCCCCTACCGGGAGTACTCGGAGGTGTTCTTCGGCCCCGAGCACAAGGTGCTCAGGGGCGGGTCGTTCGCGGTGGACCAGGTGGCCTGCCGGGGCACGTTCCGCAACTGGGACCTGCCGGTGCGCCGGCAGATCTTCTCCGGCTTCCGCACCGCTCGGGATGATGCCTGA
- a CDS encoding GNAT family N-acetyltransferase → MTIAPLSPSPLASPALPVTPAPPADRTAPAGPRYTVRLARDEDEVRAAQRLRHQVFAGELGARLDHAEPGLDVDAFDAYCDHLVVVDEESEQVVGTYRLLPPERAAVAGRLYSEAEFDLGALAPIRHDLVEVGRSCVHPDHRNGAVIALIWAGLARYMDRSGHDWLAGCCSVPLADGGVLAAATRETVLRRNLAPEAYRVTPHLPWSPEGVTVPGRQELPPLLRGYLRLGAWVCGEPALDAEFGCADLYVLLSLRRTNPRYLNHFLALAPDA, encoded by the coding sequence GTCCCCCCTCGCCTCTCCCGCGCTCCCCGTCACCCCGGCGCCCCCCGCCGACCGCACCGCCCCCGCCGGCCCCCGGTACACCGTCCGGCTCGCCCGCGACGAGGACGAGGTACGGGCCGCCCAGCGGCTGCGCCACCAGGTCTTCGCCGGGGAACTCGGCGCGCGCCTCGACCATGCCGAGCCCGGCCTGGACGTCGACGCCTTCGACGCCTACTGCGACCACCTCGTCGTCGTCGACGAGGAGAGCGAGCAGGTCGTCGGCACCTACCGGCTGCTCCCCCCGGAACGCGCCGCCGTCGCGGGGCGCCTCTACTCCGAGGCGGAGTTCGACCTCGGCGCGCTGGCGCCCATCCGCCACGACCTCGTCGAAGTCGGCCGGTCCTGCGTCCACCCCGACCACCGCAACGGCGCCGTCATCGCCCTGATCTGGGCCGGCCTCGCCCGCTACATGGACCGCTCCGGCCACGACTGGCTCGCCGGCTGCTGCTCCGTCCCGCTCGCCGACGGCGGGGTGCTCGCCGCCGCCACCCGGGAGACCGTCCTGCGACGCAACCTCGCCCCCGAGGCGTACCGCGTCACCCCGCACCTGCCCTGGAGCCCCGAGGGCGTCACCGTCCCCGGCCGGCAGGAACTGCCCCCGCTGCTGCGCGGCTACCTGCGCCTGGGCGCCTGGGTCTGCGGGGAGCCCGCGCTGGACGCCGAGTTCGGCTGCGCCGACCTGTACGTACTGCTCTCCCTGCGCCGGACCAACCCGCGCTACCTCAACCACTTCCTCGCGCTGGCCCCGGACGCATGA
- a CDS encoding TIGR02452 family protein, with translation MSSRLREIARENATILAAGGYRTRTGRQISLAAALAEAKAGTRIYGPNRVIPYGEPLKREGETAFEVTGESSTVAARRLATDAPRGVRVAVLNFASARNPGGGYVRGAKAQEEALCRASALYETLLEAPEYYEVHRAGKSTFYTDRVIHSPAVPVFRDDRGRLLETPFQAAFLTSPAPNAGTIRRQEPERAHEIPGALARRGELVLEVAALHGHRRLVLGAWGCGVFRNEPAAVAEAFRELLTGRFDGVFERVVFAVLDREPGPRQAFERAFAGLCAEPGSPDPGR, from the coding sequence GTGAGCAGCAGACTGCGTGAAATCGCGCGGGAGAACGCGACGATCCTTGCGGCCGGGGGGTACCGGACGCGGACGGGACGGCAGATCTCCCTGGCCGCCGCCCTGGCGGAAGCCAAGGCAGGAACCAGAATATATGGACCAAACCGTGTCATTCCATATGGAGAGCCCCTCAAAAGGGAGGGGGAGACCGCCTTCGAGGTCACGGGCGAGAGCAGTACCGTCGCCGCCCGCCGGCTCGCGACAGACGCTCCGCGGGGGGTCCGGGTCGCCGTCCTGAACTTCGCCTCGGCCCGCAATCCCGGGGGCGGATACGTCCGAGGCGCCAAGGCCCAGGAGGAAGCCCTGTGCCGCGCCTCGGCCCTGTACGAGACCCTGTTGGAGGCCCCGGAGTACTACGAGGTCCACCGCGCGGGAAAGAGCACGTTCTACACCGACCGGGTGATTCACTCGCCCGCGGTCCCCGTTTTCCGCGACGACCGGGGCCGGCTCCTGGAGACCCCCTTCCAGGCCGCCTTCCTCACCTCCCCGGCCCCCAACGCGGGCACCATCCGCCGCCAGGAACCGGAGCGCGCCCACGAGATCCCGGGCGCCCTGGCGCGAAGGGGCGAGCTGGTCCTGGAGGTGGCGGCGCTCCACGGCCACCGGCGACTGGTGCTGGGGGCCTGGGGATGCGGAGTCTTCCGCAACGAGCCCGCAGCCGTGGCCGAGGCCTTCCGGGAACTGCTCACCGGCCGCTTTGACGGCGTCTTCGAACGGGTCGTGTTCGCAGTGCTGGACCGTGAGCCCGGACCCCGCCAGGCATTCGAACGGGCGTTCGCGGGGCTGTGTGCCGAGCCGGGCAGCCCGGACCCCGGGCGCTGA